A portion of the Paucilactobacillus hokkaidonensis JCM 18461 genome contains these proteins:
- the aroA gene encoding 3-phosphoshikimate 1-carboxyvinyltransferase gives MTTVALPQNNNGLNGTLTVPGDKSISHRSVMFGAVSRGTTIVDHFLFSDDCLRTIAAFKALGVPITTNNEQVTIEGRGGFDNFQKPTHPLDMGNSGTSTRLLLGLLAKQPFDIKMVGDASLSKRPLNRVIEPLTQMGSKITAQANNFLPLTLHVNQKLAGLEYHLPVASAQVKSALIWAGLQADSNSHLTEKLITRDHTEKMLHQFGGTLQQSGKEIEVSPQHDFQGQHLYVPGDISSAAFFIVAGVCVPNSKITLKQVGLNQTRTGILDALTKMGAQFEISNRSTDSEPAGDITIKDQPLHSLTLTQADIPGMVDEVPLIVLAATQAAGTTVISGAQELRVKETDRIATVTQELQKFGADIEQRPDGFVINGGTKLHPADQPLDSHGDHRIGMMLAIANLIAGGAGQLENAEAINISYPTFWQDLAQLQA, from the coding sequence ATGACAACAGTTGCTTTACCACAAAATAATAACGGATTAAATGGCACTTTAACCGTTCCAGGCGACAAAAGTATTTCACATCGCAGCGTCATGTTTGGTGCCGTTAGTCGGGGTACAACGATTGTTGATCATTTTCTATTTTCGGACGACTGTTTACGTACGATTGCAGCGTTTAAAGCATTAGGTGTTCCGATTACAACTAACAATGAGCAAGTAACTATTGAAGGTCGTGGTGGTTTTGATAATTTTCAGAAACCAACACATCCATTAGATATGGGTAATTCTGGGACTTCAACGAGGCTGTTACTAGGATTACTAGCCAAACAACCATTTGATATTAAAATGGTTGGGGATGCGTCGCTTAGCAAACGGCCCTTAAACCGGGTGATTGAGCCATTAACCCAAATGGGTAGCAAGATTACAGCCCAAGCGAATAATTTTTTACCATTAACTTTACATGTTAATCAAAAATTAGCAGGATTGGAATATCATTTACCTGTGGCTAGTGCGCAAGTTAAAAGTGCGTTAATCTGGGCCGGACTGCAAGCCGATTCGAATAGTCATTTGACGGAAAAATTGATTACGCGAGATCATACTGAAAAAATGCTGCACCAATTTGGTGGTACTTTGCAACAAAGTGGGAAAGAGATTGAAGTTAGTCCACAACATGATTTTCAAGGGCAACATTTATATGTGCCGGGGGATATTTCATCTGCTGCGTTTTTTATTGTTGCTGGTGTGTGTGTTCCTAATAGTAAAATCACTTTGAAACAAGTAGGATTAAATCAGACTAGAACAGGAATTTTGGACGCATTAACTAAAATGGGCGCGCAATTTGAAATTTCAAATCGTAGTACTGATAGTGAACCAGCGGGTGATATTACAATTAAAGATCAACCGTTACATTCACTAACTTTGACACAAGCAGATATTCCTGGAATGGTTGATGAAGTTCCATTGATCGTTTTAGCAGCTACCCAGGCAGCCGGAACAACTGTTATTAGTGGGGCACAAGAATTACGTGTGAAAGAAACAGACCGGATTGCAACAGTGACACAAGAGCTACAAAAATTTGGTGCGGACATTGAACAACGTCCTGATGGCTTTGTGATCAATGGCGGTACAAAATTACATCCTGCTGACCAACCACTTGATTCGCATGGAGATCACAGAATCGGTATGATGCTGGCAATTGCCAACCTAATTGCAGGTGGTGCGGGGCAACTTGAAAATGCTGAAGCAATTAATATTTCGTACCCAACTTTTTGGCAAGACTTAGCGCAGTTGCAAGCATGA
- the aroC gene encoding chorismate synthase: protein MRYVTAGESHGPELTAIIEGVPAGLTISIDKINDDLKRRQQGYGRGNRMKIESDQVKILSGVRHQITLGSPITLNVTNKDHAHWSDIMDPMAPATPANSVRQVERPRPGHADLVGGMKYRHTDLRNVLERSSARETTMRVAVGSLCKQILEEIGVQILGFVREIGGVVADSSQLEQFHDLTELKQATDASETRTFDPQADEKMRALIDETKRAGDTLGGVVEVIATGMPAGLGSYVGADTKLDAKLAGSIVGINAFKGVEFGDGFAFAKHPGSEGMDEIFWEQQRGFYRKTNHLGGFEGGMTNGMPVIIKAVMKPIPTLYKPLMSVDIKTKEGYKANVERSDTTAVTAAAVVAEAMVAITLATALLDKFDTDSIDRLKEQVQAYKTELKNY from the coding sequence ATGCGCTATGTAACGGCAGGAGAATCACATGGTCCAGAGTTAACAGCTATTATAGAAGGAGTTCCAGCTGGATTAACGATTTCGATTGATAAAATTAATGACGATTTGAAACGGCGTCAACAAGGCTATGGTCGTGGTAATCGAATGAAGATTGAATCCGATCAGGTTAAGATCTTGTCTGGTGTTCGGCATCAAATTACGTTAGGATCACCAATCACATTAAATGTGACTAATAAGGATCATGCTCATTGGAGTGATATTATGGATCCAATGGCTCCGGCCACACCAGCTAACAGTGTGCGACAAGTAGAACGGCCTCGTCCTGGTCACGCTGATCTAGTGGGTGGCATGAAGTACCGGCATACTGATTTACGCAATGTGTTAGAACGATCAAGCGCTCGAGAAACCACAATGCGTGTAGCGGTTGGTAGTTTATGTAAACAGATTTTGGAAGAAATTGGTGTTCAGATACTGGGTTTCGTTCGTGAAATTGGTGGTGTGGTTGCTGATAGCAGTCAACTGGAACAATTTCATGATTTAACTGAGTTGAAGCAGGCAACAGATGCCAGTGAAACACGGACATTTGATCCACAGGCGGATGAAAAAATGCGTGCATTAATTGATGAAACTAAACGGGCTGGTGATACGCTTGGCGGAGTCGTGGAAGTAATCGCCACGGGAATGCCTGCCGGTCTGGGTAGTTATGTTGGTGCTGACACCAAATTGGATGCTAAGTTAGCGGGTTCTATTGTTGGGATCAATGCATTTAAAGGGGTTGAATTTGGTGACGGTTTTGCCTTTGCCAAACATCCTGGTAGTGAAGGAATGGATGAAATTTTCTGGGAACAGCAACGTGGCTTTTACCGTAAAACGAATCATTTAGGTGGATTTGAAGGTGGAATGACCAATGGCATGCCGGTAATTATCAAAGCGGTAATGAAGCCAATTCCAACACTGTATAAGCCACTAATGAGTGTTGATATTAAGACTAAAGAAGGATATAAGGCTAACGTTGAACGCTCAGATACGACGGCCGTTACAGCTGCTGCAGTGGTGGCGGAAGCAATGGTGGCAATTACATTAGCGACTGCATTATTAGATAAATTTGATACGGATTCTATTGATCGATTAAAGGAACAAGTTCAAGCTTACAAGACTGAATTGAAAAATTACTAA
- the aroB gene encoding 3-dehydroquinate synthase produces MVKVAVNLPAKQYDVQIENGLLATIGELVQRVWQSRQVALISDTNVAPLYQAKVSQQLSEQGFQIHEYVVPAGEVSKAWPVAADLATKMAADHFTRSDGVIALGGGVVGDLAGFVASTYMRGISFIQIPTSLLAQVDSSVGGKTAIDLGEAKNIIGTFYQPDAVFIDPETLATLSDRYVAEGYAEIVKTAALDSTDFWALIEQINSVDDIRRYATQLSQRSVGYKARIVMGDEKEAGQRQLLNFGHTMGHAIELLAHGKLAHGEAVSIGMVHLMKVFEDLQLTQPGLTDQIANRLQAVGLPLDSKLLGTAEFYEKIKNDKKNKHGKLNLVYLKKIGQPEIYSIPTDQVKSFFNEEVTF; encoded by the coding sequence ATGGTTAAAGTAGCAGTCAATTTACCAGCCAAACAATATGATGTTCAGATTGAAAATGGATTGCTAGCGACCATTGGTGAATTAGTCCAACGTGTGTGGCAATCACGACAAGTTGCATTAATCAGCGATACAAATGTGGCACCATTGTATCAGGCCAAAGTCAGCCAGCAGTTATCAGAACAGGGATTTCAAATTCATGAATATGTGGTGCCAGCGGGTGAAGTCTCCAAAGCTTGGCCAGTGGCTGCAGATTTAGCGACTAAAATGGCTGCGGATCATTTTACGCGCAGCGACGGAGTGATTGCTCTGGGCGGCGGAGTTGTTGGTGATTTAGCTGGCTTTGTTGCTTCAACTTACATGCGTGGGATTAGTTTCATTCAAATTCCAACATCGTTGTTGGCCCAAGTTGATAGCTCTGTTGGTGGTAAAACCGCAATTGATTTAGGTGAAGCTAAAAATATTATTGGAACATTTTATCAACCAGATGCTGTGTTTATCGATCCAGAAACCCTGGCCACTTTATCTGACCGGTATGTTGCGGAAGGCTATGCTGAAATTGTTAAAACAGCCGCATTAGATTCAACTGATTTTTGGGCTTTAATTGAACAAATTAATTCGGTTGATGATATTCGCCGTTATGCCACGCAACTAAGTCAACGTAGTGTTGGCTATAAGGCACGGATTGTCATGGGGGATGAAAAAGAAGCTGGTCAACGGCAATTATTGAATTTTGGGCATACGATGGGTCATGCCATTGAGTTATTAGCTCATGGAAAATTGGCTCATGGTGAAGCGGTTAGTATCGGTATGGTCCACTTGATGAAAGTTTTTGAGGATCTTCAACTGACTCAGCCGGGATTAACGGATCAAATCGCCAATCGGTTACAGGCTGTCGGATTGCCACTAGATTCAAAGTTGTTAGGTACGGCTGAGTTCTATGAAAAAATTAAAAATGACAAGAAAAACAAACATGGTAAATTGAACTTGGTATACTTAAAAAAGATTGGACAACCAGAAATCTATTCAATTCCAACCGATCAGGTTAAATCATTTTTTAATGAAGAAGTCACTTTCTAA
- the aroF gene encoding 3-deoxy-7-phosphoheptulonate synthase produces MIIILKQQTAAKTKHALQQHFGGQTDIFVHDNRIALNKVTENDLTEQEKAGIQDIITDHPAAVQGSRAFHPEDTVIKLPHTTIGGPQGFTMMAGPCSVESETHVAKMAKVAHDGGATVLRGGAFKPRTSPYSFQGLGVDGLKFLRQAADQQGMDMITEVMDEEHLEVVCQYTDMLQIGARNMQNFSLLKAVGKTNKPVLLKRGMSASIDDLLNAAEYIAAGGNHQIALSERGIRSFDDKYTRNLFDVSSVPVLHKLTHYPIIVDPSHAEGHWDLVTPMALAGTASGADGVVVEIHDNPAKAFSDGPQALKPEIFKEMTKEVFALHDVLNSFGQNTKGAVVNG; encoded by the coding sequence ATGATTATTATCTTAAAACAACAAACAGCTGCAAAAACGAAACATGCGCTTCAACAACATTTTGGTGGTCAAACCGATATCTTTGTTCATGACAATCGTATTGCGCTCAATAAAGTTACTGAAAATGACCTGACCGAACAAGAAAAAGCTGGCATTCAAGACATTATTACTGATCATCCAGCTGCTGTGCAAGGCAGTCGTGCTTTCCATCCAGAAGATACAGTGATCAAACTGCCACATACTACAATTGGTGGACCACAAGGCTTTACCATGATGGCCGGACCATGTTCAGTTGAATCTGAAACACACGTTGCCAAAATGGCTAAGGTTGCTCATGATGGAGGTGCGACAGTTTTACGTGGTGGTGCATTTAAACCACGGACATCACCATACTCATTCCAAGGCTTAGGCGTTGATGGTTTAAAATTTCTGCGCCAGGCTGCTGATCAACAAGGAATGGATATGATTACTGAAGTAATGGATGAAGAACATTTAGAGGTTGTTTGCCAATACACTGATATGCTCCAAATCGGGGCACGAAATATGCAAAACTTCTCGTTACTAAAGGCCGTTGGTAAAACTAACAAGCCAGTATTATTGAAACGGGGCATGTCTGCTTCAATCGATGATTTACTAAATGCTGCTGAATACATTGCTGCTGGTGGTAATCACCAAATTGCATTGTCAGAACGAGGCATTCGATCATTCGATGATAAATACACTCGTAACTTATTTGACGTTAGTTCCGTTCCTGTATTACACAAGCTAACGCACTACCCAATAATTGTTGACCCTAGCCATGCTGAAGGCCATTGGGATCTAGTTACACCAATGGCGTTAGCTGGAACTGCTAGTGGAGCTGATGGTGTAGTAGTTGAAATCCACGATAATCCAGCCAAAGCATTTTCTGATGGACCACAAGCATTGAAGCCAGAAATTTTCAAAGAAATGACTAAAGAAGTATTTGCGTTACATGACGTTTTAAATTCATTCGGGCAAAATACCAAGGGAGCAGTTGTTAATGGTTAA
- the aroE gene encoding shikimate dehydrogenase: MEENEGADGQTQLFGLFAHPAGHSLSPLMHNTSFQHYHLNAKYLGFDLQPAQLASAIEGIRIFKFGGVNLSMPFKQQVIPLLDQITPRAKQLNSVNVITNHDGQLIGDSVDGEGFFYNLANQKIKVAGETMTLFGAGGAGLSIVQAAIDQHLKEIFIFKRHNQTFNQVAQQLKELAKNQLTQVNLIDYADEQMMIQAIQVSTIIVNSTNLGMDDYVNRMPAPPGVLQYLKPQQIVCDVIYAPLETKFLAYAKNQGCQTFNGLGMLIYQGALSFKKWTNQSMPIKTVQTAIQRQLQESRK, translated from the coding sequence ATGGAAGAAAATGAAGGTGCTGATGGACAGACTCAGTTGTTTGGATTGTTTGCACATCCGGCCGGTCATAGTTTATCACCGTTAATGCATAATACAAGCTTTCAACATTACCACCTAAATGCGAAGTATCTAGGATTTGATCTTCAACCAGCACAACTGGCTAGTGCAATTGAGGGAATTCGAATCTTCAAGTTTGGCGGAGTTAATTTATCAATGCCGTTTAAACAACAGGTGATTCCACTATTAGATCAAATTACACCACGTGCCAAACAACTTAATTCTGTCAATGTAATTACTAATCATGATGGTCAGTTAATTGGTGATTCAGTCGATGGCGAAGGGTTCTTCTATAATCTTGCGAATCAAAAAATCAAGGTGGCCGGAGAAACAATGACATTATTTGGTGCTGGGGGCGCCGGCTTATCCATTGTGCAAGCAGCAATAGATCAGCATTTAAAAGAAATCTTTATTTTTAAACGACATAACCAAACATTCAATCAAGTTGCACAACAGTTGAAAGAATTAGCTAAAAATCAGTTAACACAAGTAAATTTAATCGATTACGCAGATGAACAAATGATGATCCAAGCAATTCAAGTTAGCACAATTATAGTTAATTCAACAAACTTGGGCATGGATGATTATGTTAACCGGATGCCCGCTCCGCCAGGTGTTTTACAATATTTAAAGCCGCAACAAATTGTCTGTGATGTGATTTATGCCCCATTAGAAACGAAATTCTTAGCTTATGCAAAAAATCAGGGCTGTCAAACATTTAACGGATTAGGGATGTTGATTTATCAAGGCGCACTGAGTTTTAAAAAGTGGACCAACCAATCGATGCCAATCAAAACAGTTCAAACTGCCATTCAACGTCAACTACAAGAAAGTAGGAAATAA
- the aroD gene encoding type I 3-dehydroquinate dehydratase — MTNQLDKTIKLKQLVLGTNAPQRIIAPIVADNFRDVLMQAQAIIDSPAEIVEWRIDYLGIMTDFNQLVTTGQSLQALIGNIPLIVTNRTSAEGGKLDFVEENYLGAYEQLIEAQITDAIDVEFSQSDHVIEQLKHLTNNSATKLILSHHDFKGTPLKDDLVFLYSRMAKQNPDIVKVAVTPNSRDDVLHLMNATVAADKQIDMPIISMSMGDLGKITRVAGNLFGSVATFASVVESSAPGQISADHLRTAMELIDLN, encoded by the coding sequence ATGACCAATCAACTAGACAAAACAATCAAACTCAAGCAATTAGTCCTTGGTACTAATGCTCCGCAACGTATCATTGCTCCCATTGTCGCCGATAATTTTCGCGATGTTTTAATGCAGGCACAGGCAATCATTGACTCTCCTGCAGAAATTGTTGAATGGCGAATTGATTATTTGGGCATCATGACTGATTTTAACCAATTAGTAACTACTGGTCAGTCGCTGCAGGCTCTAATTGGCAACATTCCATTAATTGTCACTAATCGAACCAGCGCTGAAGGAGGCAAGCTAGATTTTGTTGAAGAAAACTACCTTGGCGCCTATGAACAACTGATTGAAGCGCAAATTACTGATGCAATCGACGTTGAGTTTTCCCAATCTGACCACGTTATTGAACAACTAAAACATCTAACCAACAATAGCGCCACCAAATTAATCTTAAGCCACCATGATTTCAAAGGTACTCCGCTAAAAGATGACTTAGTTTTTCTATATTCACGTATGGCCAAGCAAAATCCAGACATTGTTAAGGTTGCTGTGACCCCCAACAGTCGTGATGATGTTCTTCATTTGATGAATGCAACAGTTGCTGCTGATAAGCAAATTGACATGCCAATTATTTCGATGTCCATGGGTGATTTAGGCAAGATAACGCGCGTGGCTGGCAATCTTTTTGGCAGCGTCGCTACATTTGCTTCAGTAGTTGAAAGTTCAGCACCAGGACAGATCTCTGCTGATCATCTGCGAACCGCGATGGAATTAATTGATCTAAATTAA
- the arsC gene encoding arsenate reductase (thioredoxin) — MKKIYFLCTGNSCRSQMAEGFAKQLLSANWQVASAGIETHGLNSLAVKVMAEKGIDISQNQSKLIDPQYLASCDLVVTLCGDARDHCPVTPPSVQKLHWPLIDPAQATGTRAEILSVFRQVRDEIEIRVQKLSNQ; from the coding sequence ATGAAGAAAATATACTTTCTCTGTACCGGTAACTCATGTCGAAGCCAAATGGCAGAGGGCTTTGCTAAACAATTATTAAGCGCTAATTGGCAGGTGGCAAGTGCTGGAATAGAAACACATGGTTTAAATTCATTGGCAGTTAAGGTGATGGCTGAAAAAGGTATTGATATATCGCAAAATCAATCAAAGTTAATTGATCCACAATATTTGGCTAGTTGTGATTTAGTAGTGACATTATGTGGTGATGCACGTGATCATTGCCCAGTGACGCCCCCGAGCGTACAGAAACTTCATTGGCCATTAATTGATCCGGCCCAGGCAACAGGTACGAGAGCGGAAATATTAAGTGTATTTCGGCAAGTACGTGATGAAATTGAAATACGGGTGCAGAAATTGAGTAATCAGTAG
- a CDS encoding TetR/AcrR family transcriptional regulator has translation MTEDITEIPKDPVKVERILASAMHNFAVHGYRGAKTDVIAKEADVSKGIVFRYFSNKAHLFVAVLQKAADKMEQVADYSVWHDSNDLVEMIVRATKYKIELELKYPDEFGVLMNGYASAEKAPKEVQDDIKAVYQSATNDNLEQLVAPVLDKLSLRPGIDRQTILVMMNAVMDQVEKETKVFMKIHPHATLNEFTELIGNTKKYVEVVEKGILK, from the coding sequence ATGACTGAAGACATTACGGAAATACCAAAAGATCCGGTTAAAGTAGAACGAATTTTAGCCAGCGCCATGCATAATTTTGCGGTTCATGGTTATCGTGGGGCTAAAACCGATGTAATTGCAAAGGAAGCAGATGTGTCTAAGGGTATCGTTTTTCGATACTTCAGTAATAAGGCCCACTTATTTGTGGCGGTACTGCAAAAAGCCGCTGATAAAATGGAACAAGTGGCTGATTACAGTGTTTGGCATGATTCAAATGACTTAGTTGAAATGATTGTGCGAGCTACGAAATATAAAATTGAATTAGAATTAAAATATCCAGACGAATTTGGTGTACTGATGAATGGCTATGCTAGTGCAGAAAAGGCACCAAAAGAAGTGCAAGATGATATTAAGGCAGTGTATCAAAGTGCGACTAATGATAATTTGGAACAACTGGTAGCACCGGTACTAGACAAGTTGTCACTACGACCAGGGATAGACCGACAAACTATTTTGGTAATGATGAATGCAGTAATGGATCAAGTTGAAAAAGAAACGAAGGTATTCATGAAAATTCACCCGCACGCAACTTTGAATGAATTTACAGAATTGATTGGAAATACAAAAAAGTACGTTGAGGTGGTAGAGAAGGGAATTTTGAAATAA
- a CDS encoding ABC transporter permease gives MMRNSSFSQAGYLTRFYLRRDWLKIVIWMIGLVGLMGVGGGKFDGLYGTKAAMDSIVSTLKTPAMVSLFGPFTAQQPYNVALIFAVEMMVFMGLFMAMMNIYFAVRGTRAEEDSGILELIRAHSVGKYAPLLASIMELLIINVVTGILESLSLMAANMTGADSTGSWLFGLGLAAVGFMFGVFSLLMAQLSDNARGATMLSYLVLALLYLVRMMTDVSNPDYTLWSPFGWIEKLSVYDQNNWWPLFAMLVVSLVTIAVTFYAYAHRDVTAGLIATRSGRKRASVLLAGPFSLIFRLERTSFFVWMIGMFVLGVSYGSIFGTVGDIMKSNPAMAGLLGENAVNAANQTVILNFAALLSIVFVVLGTVPTMQIVLKLNGDERKGWLEQIHAKSISRLHLYCSYVVMALITGTLALLLGILGMYAAGQSVMDSPLPLSRFLRSFYGYLPALLVTVGIGAVLAGLLPRLQSISWIVPIYGFISLYLGELLGLPKWSLKLTPYGWINKVPLHNVQWNMTWEFLVLALVLFIIGFIFYRRRDMVEN, from the coding sequence ATGATGCGCAACAGTAGTTTTAGTCAAGCTGGATATCTAACAAGATTTTATTTGCGACGAGACTGGTTAAAAATTGTTATTTGGATGATTGGTCTAGTTGGATTGATGGGTGTGGGCGGTGGTAAGTTTGATGGACTTTATGGTACAAAAGCTGCAATGGACTCGATTGTCTCAACACTTAAAACTCCAGCAATGGTTTCGCTATTTGGTCCGTTCACAGCCCAACAGCCGTATAATGTAGCGCTCATATTTGCGGTGGAAATGATGGTATTTATGGGATTGTTCATGGCAATGATGAATATTTACTTTGCGGTTCGTGGAACCCGTGCAGAAGAAGATAGTGGCATTTTAGAATTAATTCGGGCTCACTCGGTGGGTAAATACGCGCCACTGTTAGCAAGTATCATGGAACTATTAATCATTAATGTAGTGACGGGTATTTTAGAATCATTAAGCTTAATGGCTGCTAATATGACTGGCGCAGATAGTACCGGTAGTTGGTTATTCGGACTTGGATTGGCCGCAGTTGGTTTTATGTTTGGTGTTTTTTCGCTATTAATGGCTCAGTTAAGTGATAATGCTCGTGGTGCTACAATGTTAAGTTATTTGGTGCTTGCTCTTTTATACTTAGTTCGAATGATGACGGATGTATCTAACCCAGATTATACTTTGTGGTCACCATTTGGCTGGATTGAAAAACTATCGGTTTATGACCAAAATAATTGGTGGCCGTTATTTGCGATGCTAGTTGTCTCGTTGGTAACAATTGCTGTAACATTTTATGCCTATGCACATCGAGATGTGACGGCTGGATTGATTGCAACGCGGTCTGGCCGTAAGAGAGCATCAGTACTGTTGGCGGGACCATTTTCACTGATTTTTCGGCTAGAGCGAACCAGTTTTTTTGTTTGGATGATTGGAATGTTTGTCTTAGGGGTCAGCTATGGTTCAATTTTTGGCACGGTTGGTGATATTATGAAAAGTAATCCGGCAATGGCTGGGTTATTGGGTGAAAACGCAGTTAATGCAGCAAATCAAACCGTTATTTTAAACTTTGCAGCATTGTTGTCAATTGTATTTGTAGTGCTGGGAACGGTACCGACAATGCAAATAGTTTTGAAACTTAATGGGGACGAGCGCAAAGGTTGGTTGGAACAGATTCATGCAAAATCGATTTCTCGATTACATTTATATTGTAGCTATGTAGTAATGGCTTTGATTACCGGAACGTTGGCATTATTATTAGGAATTCTGGGGATGTATGCTGCTGGTCAATCTGTTATGGATTCACCGCTGCCATTAAGTCGCTTTTTACGGTCATTTTATGGCTATTTGCCGGCACTTTTGGTTACAGTTGGTATCGGTGCAGTATTAGCCGGATTATTGCCACGACTGCAGTCGATTAGCTGGATCGTGCCAATCTATGGATTTATTTCATTGTATCTAGGTGAGTTATTGGGATTACCTAAATGGTCATTGAAGTTAACTCCTTATGGATGGATTAATAAGGTACCCTTGCATAATGTTCAATGGAATATGACATGGGAATTTTTGGTCCTTGCTTTGGTATTATTTATCATTGGATTTATCTTTTATAGAAGAAGAGATATGGTTGAAAATTAA
- a CDS encoding ABC transporter ATP-binding protein: MVETVVKIDHLQKKFGKVEALKDITFDVRKGEVFGFIGPNGAGKSTTIRTLLGILRASGGSATIFGQDVWHDAVAIHSRLAYVPGDVYLWPNLTGGEVIDLFLKLNHQKHSTKTDNLIKQFELDPTKKSRTYSKGNRQKVALIAAFSTEADLYIFDEPTSGLDPLNEEIFQKNVMELKQAGKSILLSSHILSEVERMCDRIGIIRQGRMIETGSLEEMRHLTRTVIRVQTKEPLSDVEQLDGVHDVKKDATQTNKISFAVDSDQMETVMEVLAAKGIMSLQSTPPTLEDLFLRYYNNDEQGVTNDAQQ, from the coding sequence ATGGTAGAAACAGTAGTGAAAATTGACCATTTACAAAAAAAGTTTGGCAAAGTTGAAGCACTTAAAGATATTACGTTTGATGTGCGCAAAGGAGAGGTTTTTGGGTTTATTGGGCCTAATGGTGCTGGCAAATCAACGACGATCCGAACGCTTTTAGGGATACTACGAGCTAGTGGTGGTTCAGCAACAATTTTTGGACAAGATGTTTGGCATGATGCAGTGGCAATCCATTCTCGCTTGGCCTACGTTCCAGGTGATGTATATCTGTGGCCTAATCTAACTGGTGGCGAAGTAATTGATCTATTTTTAAAATTGAACCATCAAAAACATTCTACTAAAACAGATAACTTAATTAAGCAATTTGAATTGGATCCGACAAAAAAATCACGAACATATTCGAAGGGAAATCGACAAAAGGTAGCACTGATTGCAGCCTTTTCTACAGAGGCCGATTTATATATTTTTGACGAACCCACTTCAGGATTAGATCCACTGAATGAAGAGATTTTCCAAAAAAATGTGATGGAACTAAAGCAGGCTGGTAAGAGTATTCTTTTATCTAGTCATATTTTATCTGAGGTAGAGCGAATGTGTGATCGAATTGGAATTATTCGACAGGGTCGCATGATTGAAACTGGTTCATTGGAAGAGATGCGCCATTTAACTCGGACAGTTATCCGTGTTCAAACCAAAGAACCGCTTAGCGATGTTGAACAACTAGATGGTGTTCATGACGTTAAGAAAGATGCTACACAGACTAACAAGATTTCATTTGCAGTCGATTCTGACCAAATGGAGACAGTAATGGAAGTGTTGGCCGCTAAAGGAATTATGAGCTTACAAAGTACTCCACCAACGCTTGAGGATCTCTTTTTACGTTATTACAATAATGACGAGCAAGGGGTGACTAATGATGCGCAACAGTAG
- a CDS encoding AbrB family transcriptional regulator, protein MQKIKVRKIGNSLGIILPKESGVTEGTELDYKKNGSIIELNLEDADKAHDRNLIEKSFEDFKYDKYYTEDQVAEKFAKYGWTK, encoded by the coding sequence ATGCAAAAAATTAAAGTTCGTAAAATTGGTAACTCGCTTGGTATTATTTTACCTAAAGAGAGTGGTGTTACAGAAGGCACCGAATTAGATTACAAAAAAAATGGGTCCATAATCGAGTTGAATCTTGAAGATGCTGATAAGGCTCATGATAGAAATTTAATTGAAAAAAGCTTTGAAGATTTTAAATATGATAAATATTACACTGAAGATCAAGTTGCCGAAAAGTTTGCTAAATATGGTTGGACTAAATGA